One genomic region from Conexibacter woesei Iso977N encodes:
- a CDS encoding Gfo/Idh/MocA family protein codes for MVRAIILGAGPAGERHGRALRALADRCLLAGVYDPDPEAAKTLAMTLGIPWLEAIEPAFVEAHVAVVAGRVDLRPRLARAALEAGLDVLVEPPLAPDVDAAHGLLSAIVRAPRRPVAMVAFDEHYDPAMRELRALVADHQVLSVHAERAEPGGTSGPVAELDVVSELMVQDLQFVMALRDEPIAATQAAGRRVRRGGPIDHAQALLVMEDDMIASLVASRGGVSRVRRLLVTTTQAEIRVDLETRVLEAVRSTQTIGRHEQVLQRITLPHEDACVAQAAAFLRYVERRTAPELGIGHAIACQEAAQAILKRIELIAHRPAMRKGPQAA; via the coding sequence ATGGTGAGAGCGATCATCCTCGGCGCCGGCCCGGCCGGCGAGCGCCATGGGCGCGCCTTGCGCGCGCTCGCTGATCGCTGCCTGCTCGCGGGTGTCTACGACCCGGACCCGGAGGCCGCCAAGACGCTGGCCATGACGCTCGGGATCCCGTGGCTGGAGGCGATCGAGCCGGCGTTCGTCGAGGCGCACGTCGCGGTGGTGGCCGGTCGTGTGGACCTGCGCCCGCGGTTGGCGCGTGCTGCTTTGGAGGCGGGGCTCGACGTGCTGGTCGAGCCGCCGCTGGCGCCGGATGTGGATGCGGCGCATGGGCTTTTGAGCGCGATCGTGCGCGCGCCGCGCCGGCCGGTCGCGATGGTCGCCTTCGACGAGCACTACGACCCGGCGATGCGCGAGCTGCGCGCGCTGGTCGCCGATCACCAGGTCCTTTCGGTCCACGCCGAGCGCGCCGAGCCGGGCGGGACGTCCGGGCCGGTCGCCGAGCTGGACGTCGTCAGCGAGCTGATGGTCCAGGACCTCCAGTTCGTGATGGCGTTGCGCGACGAGCCGATCGCCGCGACCCAGGCCGCGGGGCGCCGCGTCAGGCGCGGCGGCCCGATCGACCATGCCCAGGCGCTGCTGGTGATGGAGGACGACATGATCGCCTCGCTGGTCGCGTCGCGCGGCGGTGTGTCGCGGGTGCGACGGCTGCTGGTCACCACGACGCAGGCGGAGATCCGGGTGGACCTGGAGACCCGCGTCCTGGAGGCGGTCCGGTCGACGCAGACGATCGGGCGCCACGAGCAGGTCCTGCAGCGCATCACCCTTCCCCACGAAGACGCCTGCGTCGCCCAGGCCGCGGCGTTCCTGCGCTACGTCGAGCGCCGCACGGCGCCGGAGCTCGGCATCGGCCACGCGATCGCGTGCCAGGAAGCCGCCCAGGCGATCCTGAAGCGCATCGAGCTGATCGCGCACCGGCCGGCGATGCGCAAGGGGCCGCAGGCGGCGTAG